In Aequorivita sp. H23M31, a single window of DNA contains:
- a CDS encoding DUF4129 domain-containing protein → MRNYLVLLLFILALHLPHVGAASIQDSVSETRKEIKYDQTQDLRTPIFNEKTIQNFKEDSAFDYTGKQQEKNWWQRFKSWLWKLWLNFWNWLVGDYQAEGIVAFLVRTLPYLIIIGIVIFVGWLFYKLDPGASLFRSSRKPELLFSEEEEIIKNKDISELIEKALVDGNYRLAIRYYYLLVLQKLTEAEIINYESDKTNSEYISEITSEELKAGFRKATNLYDYVWYGNFAVTETDFSKAQPVFSSLKKLISKNIA, encoded by the coding sequence ATGCGGAATTACCTTGTTTTACTTCTTTTCATATTGGCACTGCACTTGCCCCATGTTGGTGCAGCCTCCATACAGGATAGTGTATCAGAAACACGGAAAGAGATAAAATACGACCAAACCCAAGATTTAAGGACACCTATATTTAACGAAAAAACCATTCAAAATTTTAAAGAAGATAGTGCCTTTGATTATACCGGAAAACAACAGGAGAAGAATTGGTGGCAGCGCTTTAAAAGTTGGCTATGGAAGCTTTGGTTAAATTTTTGGAATTGGTTGGTCGGCGATTACCAAGCGGAGGGGATTGTGGCTTTTCTAGTGCGAACCTTGCCCTATCTCATTATCATAGGCATTGTTATTTTTGTAGGTTGGTTGTTTTATAAATTGGATCCGGGAGCTTCGTTATTTAGATCTAGCAGAAAGCCTGAACTCCTTTTTTCCGAAGAGGAAGAAATAATTAAAAATAAGGATATTTCAGAATTGATTGAAAAAGCACTCGTCGATGGAAATTACAGGCTAGCCATCCGATATTATTATTTGCTCGTTTTACAGAAGTTAACCGAAGCCGAAATTATCAATTATGAATCTGATAAAACCAATAGCGAATATATTTCTGAAATAACTTCGGAAGAACTCAAAGCAGGGTTCCGTAAGGCGACCAACCTTTATGATTATGTATGGTACGGAAATTTTGCTGTCACCGAAACAGACTTTTCCAAAGCCCAACCAGTATTCTCCTCCTTAAAAAAACTAATTTCAAAAAACATTGCTTAA
- the typA gene encoding translational GTPase TypA: MEIKNIAIIAHVDHGKTTLVDKIMHYCTIFREHDHTGDLILDNNDLERERGITITSKNVSVVYKGTKINIIDTPGHADFGGEVERVLNMADGVLLLVDAFEGPMPQTRFVLQKALSLGLKPCVVVNKVDKENCTPEEVYESVFDLMFELGAEEWQLDFPVVYGSAKQNWMSTDWKKPTDSLEPLLDMVLEHIPSPKIEEGSVQMLITSLDFSSFTGRIAIGRLQRGVLKEGMQIALVKRDGTITKSKIKELHIFEGGGRRKVTEVEAGDICALVGLEGFDIGDTVADVNNPEALQTIDIDEPTMSMLFTINDSPFFGKDGKFVTSRHIKERLEKELEKNLALRMEPTNSADKFMVFGRGVLHLSVLIETMRREGYELQIGQPQVIIKEIDGVKCEPFEEMTIDLPETVSGTAINMITIRKGEMVSMEGKGDRMVCKFIIPSRGIIGLRNQILTATAGEAIMTHRFLEYQPMKGGIPERQNGSLVSMETGNAIPYSIDKLQDRGRFFVDPGEDIYEGQVIGENSRQDDMVVNITKTKKMSNVRSSGADDKARIIPAIKFSLEEALEYIQKDEYVEVTPKHIRLRKILLKETDRKRNKI; the protein is encoded by the coding sequence ATGGAAATCAAGAACATTGCAATTATAGCCCACGTTGACCACGGGAAAACTACCTTGGTAGATAAGATTATGCATTATTGTACAATTTTCAGGGAACATGACCATACCGGCGACCTGATTTTGGATAATAACGACTTAGAGCGTGAACGTGGAATTACCATTACCTCTAAAAACGTTTCGGTAGTTTATAAAGGCACTAAAATAAATATAATTGATACTCCTGGTCACGCGGATTTTGGTGGTGAAGTAGAGCGGGTACTAAATATGGCCGATGGAGTTCTCCTTTTGGTAGATGCTTTTGAGGGACCTATGCCCCAAACGCGTTTTGTTTTGCAAAAGGCTCTTTCGCTTGGTTTAAAACCCTGCGTTGTGGTCAATAAAGTAGATAAAGAAAATTGTACTCCTGAAGAAGTATATGAGTCGGTTTTCGATTTGATGTTCGAACTGGGTGCAGAAGAATGGCAGCTCGATTTTCCAGTTGTTTACGGTTCTGCTAAGCAAAATTGGATGAGCACCGATTGGAAAAAGCCTACCGATTCCCTGGAACCTTTGCTTGATATGGTTTTGGAGCACATTCCTTCTCCTAAAATTGAAGAAGGCTCAGTACAAATGCTTATTACCTCTCTGGATTTCTCTTCTTTTACTGGTAGAATTGCTATTGGGCGCTTACAAAGAGGGGTTTTAAAAGAAGGTATGCAGATCGCTCTTGTGAAGCGTGATGGCACAATTACAAAATCAAAAATAAAGGAACTCCATATTTTTGAAGGTGGAGGCCGTAGAAAAGTAACAGAAGTCGAGGCAGGAGATATTTGCGCTCTTGTTGGTTTGGAAGGCTTTGATATTGGCGATACCGTTGCAGATGTCAATAATCCCGAAGCTCTCCAAACGATTGATATCGATGAGCCTACAATGAGCATGCTTTTCACAATAAATGATTCCCCCTTCTTTGGCAAGGACGGAAAATTCGTGACTTCCCGACACATTAAGGAGCGTCTTGAAAAGGAATTGGAGAAAAACCTAGCACTAAGAATGGAACCTACAAACAGTGCGGATAAATTTATGGTTTTCGGACGTGGAGTATTGCACTTGTCGGTTTTAATCGAAACAATGCGGCGTGAAGGTTACGAACTTCAAATCGGGCAGCCACAAGTAATCATCAAAGAAATTGATGGGGTTAAATGTGAGCCTTTCGAGGAGATGACTATTGACCTCCCTGAAACCGTAAGTGGAACTGCCATAAATATGATTACTATCCGTAAAGGTGAAATGGTGAGTATGGAAGGAAAGGGAGATCGCATGGTTTGTAAATTTATTATTCCTTCGCGCGGGATAATTGGTTTACGTAACCAAATCCTTACTGCCACTGCTGGGGAAGCAATTATGACACACCGCTTCTTGGAATACCAACCGATGAAAGGTGGAATTCCGGAAAGACAGAATGGAAGTTTGGTATCTATGGAAACCGGTAACGCCATTCCTTATTCTATCGATAAATTACAGGATCGCGGACGCTTTTTCGTTGATCCGGGAGAGGATATTTATGAAGGACAGGTTATTGGCGAAAATAGTCGTCAGGATGATATGGTAGTGAATATTACCAAAACCAAAAAGATGTCGAACGTTCGTTCTTCGGGAGCAGACGATAAGGCTCGAATTATTCCAGCTATCAAATTTTCTTTGGAAGAAGCATTGGAATACATCCAAAAAGATGAATATGTGGAGGTAACCCCTAAACATATCAGACTTCGAAAAATATTGTTGAAAGAAACCGATCGTAAGCGCAACAAGATATAG
- a CDS encoding LemA family protein — protein MTVLIIIIIILVLGFFLVQVFNRFAKNRNVVKDAWSNIDVALKRRYDLIPNLVETVKGYAAHEKTTLENVIQARNAAMAVPSDDINAQIKAENQLQQTLRSIFALGEAYPDLKANASFLDLQQKLNEIEINLERSRRYYNGTVRENNTYGESFPGVMFASMFNYQHFDFFETDAASRENVKVDFN, from the coding sequence ATGACTGTATTAATTATTATCATCATCATTTTGGTGCTGGGTTTTTTCTTGGTCCAGGTTTTCAACCGGTTTGCAAAAAACCGAAATGTGGTCAAGGATGCTTGGAGCAACATTGATGTTGCGCTTAAGCGGCGTTATGATTTGATCCCGAACCTGGTAGAAACGGTTAAAGGGTATGCCGCCCACGAGAAAACTACTTTGGAAAATGTTATCCAAGCAAGAAATGCGGCTATGGCAGTGCCCAGTGACGACATCAATGCGCAGATTAAAGCTGAAAACCAATTGCAACAAACCCTACGAAGCATTTTTGCGTTAGGGGAAGCTTATCCCGATTTAAAAGCGAATGCCAGTTTTTTGGATCTCCAGCAGAAGCTTAATGAAATAGAAATTAACCTCGAGCGCAGTCGCCGTTATTATAATGGAACAGTTCGTGAAAACAATACCTATGGCGAAAGTTTCCCTGGGGTAATGTTTGCTAGTATGTTTAATTATCAACATTTTGACTTTTTCGAAACTGACGCTGCCAGTCGTGAAAATGTAAAAGTTGACTTTAATTAG
- a CDS encoding DUF2207 domain-containing protein — translation MKPLCSLLLLFLGILNGFSQGFEVNRAKVDIYISEDGYFDVIENYDLTFTEHKHGIYRDIQTNYDLLTEEGKREKRRIKIRKIEVPGHKFESDFDFVQKLNDNLQIKIGDKNVTLIGPQHYEIKYRVYNAFLFEKNNIRFYWNVKPAGWLAKFNQLVFTVHPPKDVNLSKNDFFVYSGPLGETKQSNQFKVDYTDGVFTARSMDNFISYPGYSVTVLLNLPSGSINELKPFWPFWTDYGWTLILAILLFVFYRIWEKYGKDEKVVATTSYFPPSGIDPAMAGFLIDDRADTPDLISLIPCWGSRGIIKMEQIPKKGLFGKEDTKLTMLKTLPADSPVYEEEIFTGLFGSDDIPGSEILISSLKDSFYTTMASAKQKLKSKAQIYYDPQARKVQTRTIVGFLLGNALLFVIFLFSWGLWAALALIPVTIFLMIMSSYLVKKNSQGNRVLSDLKGFKQFIKVAEENKLKMLLQDSPNYFETTMAYAVAFGLFDQWARKFESLNVQPPSWYTSSTGAFTMGNFTNSFSSAMTTAQSTMVSSPSSSSSGGGGSSGGGFGGGGGGSW, via the coding sequence ATGAAACCATTATGCTCTCTGCTATTATTATTCTTGGGAATTCTAAATGGATTTTCTCAAGGATTTGAAGTTAATAGGGCGAAGGTCGATATCTATATTAGTGAGGATGGGTATTTTGATGTAATTGAGAATTATGATCTCACCTTCACCGAGCACAAACACGGTATTTATAGAGATATACAGACTAATTACGATCTGCTTACTGAAGAAGGAAAACGAGAAAAGCGCAGAATAAAAATTCGAAAAATTGAAGTTCCCGGGCATAAGTTCGAGTCTGATTTTGATTTCGTCCAAAAGCTCAATGACAATCTCCAGATTAAAATTGGCGATAAAAACGTCACGCTTATCGGCCCACAGCATTATGAAATAAAATACCGGGTTTATAATGCTTTTTTGTTCGAGAAAAACAATATCCGATTTTATTGGAATGTAAAGCCAGCGGGATGGCTTGCGAAATTTAATCAATTGGTGTTTACTGTTCATCCTCCCAAAGATGTTAATTTAAGCAAGAATGATTTTTTTGTGTATTCCGGCCCTCTAGGTGAGACAAAGCAAAGCAATCAGTTTAAAGTCGATTATACGGATGGGGTCTTTACAGCTCGAAGTATGGATAATTTTATTTCGTATCCGGGTTACAGTGTAACTGTTTTATTAAATCTTCCCTCAGGATCCATAAACGAACTTAAGCCATTCTGGCCGTTTTGGACAGATTACGGCTGGACGCTGATTCTGGCAATTCTACTATTCGTTTTTTATCGGATATGGGAAAAATACGGCAAGGATGAAAAAGTTGTGGCAACTACTAGTTACTTTCCACCAAGTGGTATAGATCCTGCAATGGCCGGTTTTTTGATCGATGATAGGGCAGACACTCCCGATTTAATTTCGCTTATCCCTTGCTGGGGTTCGCGCGGAATTATAAAAATGGAACAGATTCCCAAAAAAGGGTTATTCGGAAAAGAGGATACCAAACTTACAATGCTTAAAACGCTACCGGCCGATTCCCCCGTATATGAAGAAGAAATTTTTACGGGTCTTTTTGGAAGCGACGATATTCCTGGTAGCGAAATTCTAATAAGTAGTTTAAAAGATTCATTCTACACTACAATGGCAAGTGCCAAGCAAAAATTGAAAAGCAAGGCTCAAATTTATTACGATCCCCAGGCGCGAAAAGTACAAACCCGCACTATTGTAGGTTTTCTGTTAGGAAATGCTTTACTGTTCGTTATATTTCTTTTTTCTTGGGGACTCTGGGCGGCTTTGGCATTGATTCCTGTTACCATTTTCTTAATGATCATGTCTAGTTACCTGGTGAAAAAGAATTCGCAAGGAAACCGTGTTCTTTCGGATTTGAAAGGCTTTAAACAATTTATTAAGGTTGCCGAAGAAAATAAATTGAAAATGCTTTTGCAGGACAGTCCCAATTATTTTGAAACAACTATGGCCTATGCTGTTGCTTTTGGATTGTTCGACCAATGGGCCAGGAAATTTGAATCGCTGAATGTACAACCGCCGAGCTGGTACACCTCTTCCACGGGCGCATTCACCATGGGGAATTTCACGAATTCATTTTCGAGCGCCATGACAACAGCCCAGTCAACTATGGTCAGTTCGCCATCAAGTAGCTCTTCAGGGGGTGGAGGTTCTTCGGGCGGTGGATTTGGCGGCGGCGGCGGGGGAAGCTGGTAA